In Caldisericum sp., the sequence GAATTTCGACTTCTACAAAGATGCAGTCTCCTCGTGAAAAGATTGTTTTGTATGCAATTACAGCACTTATACTTTTGGTTTTTATTGCAGGTCTTGCAGGTTATGGTATTACCATAAAGTCTGTCTATGAGTTTCTTATTTTAAGACCTGTTTCTTCCGTTTTAAACTTTATAAACCAAACTTTCACTTCTCTAAATGATTATTTACTTTCCATTAGATATGGAAAAACCCTTATTGCTGAAAACGAAAATCTTAAAAACTACATTGCTACTCTTGAGAGCAGATTAAAAATGCTTTTAGGAAATTATTATGAGAATGTTGAACTTAAAAACCTACTCGGAATAAAATCGAAAGTTAAGTTTGAGACTCTTGGATGTAGCGTTACTATGTTCAGTAAAGTGGGAAATTTTATGATAATTGACAAGGGAAAAGATTCTAACCTTAAAGTTGATATGCCTGTTGTTTATTCCATTGATGGAAATACACTCTTTCTTGTAGGAAAAATCATTCAAGTGTCGGCAAACTCGTCTAAGGTTACTCTTGAAACAAGTCCTAACTTTAAAGTTGGAGTCAAAAATGTTGCTCGTGGTGGAATTGATATTGCAGAGGGTAACGGAGAAACTTTGACAGTTAAAAGACCGTTCCCTGGTGTAAATGATACAATTTCGGACGTTTTTGTAACAGTCGAAGAAAGTGGTATTTTTCCACCAGATATTGTTGTAGGAAAAGTTGTATCAATTAACAAAGTAAGTTCTGTTGAAAATGAGTTAACGCTTTTTCCAATGATAGATTTTTACACTATAAGGAATGTTTTGGTTGTGACATCTTATGGGAAAAAATAAACTTATTTTTACTCTTATTTTTGTGTTCTTTTTTCTTTTTGATGTTGCTACGAATTTTAAAACCAATTTTTTAGTTTCCCTTTCTTTCGTTATTTCTATATTTCTTTTAGAAGACTCACCAATTTATATACTCTATCTTTTGCTAATTGATGCTTTTTTCAGTAGTTTTATTGGAGTTTTTGCACTCCCCATTACTTTGGGAGTAATTATTTCTAATCGTGTAGCGTCGCATTTTAAAATTCCTTATTTTTTACAAGTTTTAATAGTAGTTGCCTTACAATTTTTTGTGCTAATTCCAGCAACCAACAATCCTCAATATGTATTTGAATTTTCTTTTCTTACATATTTGTTTTCATTTGCGTTTTTGATTTTTGTAAAGAAGGTTTTCTATGAACAGGAAAAAATTAGAGTTTAATTTCATACTTTACCTTTTAATATTTATTCTATTTTTTACACTCTTCGGAAGGGCTTACTACTTACAGGTAATAAAAGGTGATTACTATAACGAGTTATCTCAATATAGAAGCATTAGGGTTTTAATAACTCAGCCGATGAGAGGAAGAATCCTTGA encodes:
- a CDS encoding rod shape-determining protein MreC, whose protein sequence is MYAITALILLVFIAGLAGYGITIKSVYEFLILRPVSSVLNFINQTFTSLNDYLLSIRYGKTLIAENENLKNYIATLESRLKMLLGNYYENVELKNLLGIKSKVKFETLGCSVTMFSKVGNFMIIDKGKDSNLKVDMPVVYSIDGNTLFLVGKIIQVSANSSKVTLETSPNFKVGVKNVARGGIDIAEGNGETLTVKRPFPGVNDTISDVFVTVEESGIFPPDIVVGKVVSINKVSSVENELTLFPMIDFYTIRNVLVVTSYGKK